A region from the Vibrio artabrorum genome encodes:
- a CDS encoding amino acid ABC transporter permease, whose product MLIRIIKPALSALVQIIVLVAAVVWILDSGAQTMGYSWQWERVPDYIAFYEDGEWWPAELMQGLLVTINISLISLVATLCIGLATALLRNSNSVVGRTLASSYVELIRNTPLLVQIYLLYFVFGPVLGLDRFSTAVLALALFQGAYTAEIFRAGLNGIARGQFEAAQSLGLSKIYTYWDVILPQVIQRTLPPLTNEVISLIKNSSIVSVMAIFDLTTEARNIVSETAMPFEIWFSVAIIYLALTLSLSAVAAWLEHKLGANWRTQ is encoded by the coding sequence ATGTTGATTCGAATTATTAAACCCGCCCTTTCCGCTTTAGTACAAATTATTGTACTCGTGGCAGCGGTTGTTTGGATTCTCGATTCTGGCGCACAAACCATGGGATACAGCTGGCAATGGGAGCGTGTGCCTGATTACATCGCCTTTTATGAAGATGGCGAATGGTGGCCGGCAGAACTGATGCAAGGGCTACTGGTTACCATCAATATATCTTTAATTTCTTTAGTCGCCACACTATGCATTGGCTTAGCCACGGCCCTGTTACGGAACTCTAATTCCGTGGTTGGTCGAACCCTTGCCAGCAGTTATGTTGAGTTGATTCGTAATACGCCATTATTAGTACAAATTTATCTGCTCTATTTTGTGTTTGGCCCCGTCTTAGGGCTGGATCGCTTTAGCACCGCTGTTCTAGCCTTGGCACTTTTCCAAGGGGCTTACACCGCCGAAATCTTCCGGGCTGGTTTAAATGGTATTGCGAGAGGACAATTTGAAGCTGCTCAATCTTTAGGCTTATCAAAGATCTATACTTATTGGGATGTAATTCTTCCTCAGGTGATACAACGTACGTTGCCGCCTTTGACAAATGAAGTGATATCACTCATCAAAAACTCTTCGATTGTGAGTGTCATGGCCATTTTCGACCTAACAACCGAAGCCAGAAACATTGTTTCTGAAACCGCGATGCCATTTGAAATTTGGTTCTCTGTGGCAATCATTTATCTTGCACTTACACTTTCACTTTCTGCCGTTGCTGCTTGGCTTGAGCATAAGCTTGGCGCTAACTGGCGAACACAATAA
- a CDS encoding transporter substrate-binding domain-containing protein, whose protein sequence is MKLFKTAITALLALAVSLPALASETPNLDKINERGSLRVGMSTFVPWAMRNKQGDLVGFEIDVAKRLAKDSGWKVEFVPTAWDGIIPSLLSNKFDVIIGGMSITQARAKSVLFTEPYSHSGVQLAANKELAKGYTQISDFNSRRVKIAVRRGAYTVQMARETFPKAKLLQFDDDAQAFQEVLNGNAHAVIASSPKPEHETIKNADTLFIPFNERLSKGNEAFAVRLGETDKTEFFNAWIKARTEDGWLKERYEYWFSTLDWQNQIAQGQ, encoded by the coding sequence ATGAAGCTATTTAAAACCGCAATCACGGCTCTACTCGCGCTTGCCGTCAGTTTGCCCGCACTGGCCTCTGAAACGCCAAACTTAGACAAGATTAACGAACGAGGCTCTCTTCGCGTTGGTATGTCGACTTTTGTGCCTTGGGCGATGCGCAATAAGCAAGGCGATCTCGTTGGCTTTGAAATTGATGTAGCAAAACGCCTAGCCAAAGACTCAGGTTGGAAAGTGGAGTTTGTTCCGACAGCATGGGATGGCATTATCCCTTCCCTACTATCGAACAAGTTTGATGTGATCATCGGCGGTATGTCTATTACTCAAGCTCGAGCTAAAAGCGTCCTGTTTACAGAACCTTACTCTCACTCGGGTGTTCAACTTGCAGCCAATAAAGAGCTCGCGAAAGGCTATACACAGATCTCGGATTTTAATTCTCGCCGAGTAAAAATTGCCGTACGTCGCGGCGCATATACTGTTCAAATGGCTCGTGAAACCTTCCCTAAAGCCAAATTGCTTCAGTTCGATGATGATGCTCAAGCGTTTCAAGAAGTGCTAAACGGTAATGCGCATGCGGTGATTGCGTCGAGCCCTAAACCAGAGCACGAAACGATCAAAAACGCAGATACCCTATTCATTCCATTTAATGAGCGCTTATCAAAAGGTAACGAAGCATTTGCTGTCCGCCTAGGTGAAACAGATAAAACGGAGTTCTTCAACGCGTGGATCAAAGCTCGTACTGAAGACGGTTGGCTAAAAGAGCGCTACGAATACTGGTTCTCTACGCTAGATTGGCAAAATCAGATAGCTCAAGGTCAGTAA
- a CDS encoding amino acid ABC transporter permease, whose translation MSSNSALSTPKPNLRMKPWYQRLNLLDYVLFAIICAFSAWLYYRSAVGIHYQWRWEDAFTLIFIPPSQGSIPYFFQGLVATLRLSLWSMVLALSFGTLLGVARHSKIALIKTPALIFIQLVRNIPPLVFIFIFYFFVSNQLIPLLGLESILREHNGEINQLQAFLFGPANLWENLASGVICLGLLSSAYIAEVIRAGLESVPKGQWEAADSLGLSVLSKYRFVVGPQVLTAITPPLAGQAISLVKDTSIVSLISIQEMTFVGTEMANSSGLIFEIWLIVGAAYFALCFTLSRIFKGIEQRSNIQFNQ comes from the coding sequence GTGAGTAGTAATAGCGCACTATCAACGCCCAAACCCAATCTTCGCATGAAGCCTTGGTATCAACGCCTCAATCTATTAGATTACGTGTTATTTGCCATTATTTGTGCATTCTCAGCTTGGCTTTATTATCGTTCTGCGGTCGGCATTCACTACCAGTGGCGATGGGAAGATGCGTTCACGCTGATTTTCATTCCACCTTCTCAAGGCAGTATTCCTTATTTCTTCCAAGGCTTAGTCGCAACATTACGTTTGAGCTTGTGGAGCATGGTGTTAGCACTCTCTTTCGGTACACTGTTAGGTGTAGCAAGACACTCTAAAATCGCTTTAATCAAAACACCGGCACTGATTTTTATCCAATTGGTTCGAAATATCCCGCCATTGGTCTTTATCTTTATTTTTTACTTCTTTGTCTCTAACCAACTGATCCCTTTGCTTGGTTTAGAAAGCATTTTACGTGAACACAATGGTGAAATTAACCAACTGCAAGCCTTCCTATTTGGTCCCGCTAACCTATGGGAAAACTTAGCCTCGGGTGTTATCTGTCTTGGCTTGCTCTCTTCGGCTTATATTGCTGAAGTGATTCGTGCTGGCTTAGAAAGTGTTCCTAAAGGGCAATGGGAAGCCGCAGATTCTCTTGGCTTATCGGTATTGTCTAAGTATCGATTTGTGGTCGGCCCACAGGTCTTAACGGCGATTACTCCCCCCTTAGCCGGTCAGGCGATCTCTTTAGTCAAAGACACATCCATTGTGTCACTGATTTCTATTCAAGAGATGACGTTTGTCGGCACAGAAATGGCAAATTCGTCAGGGTTGATCTTCGAGATATGGCTGATTGTTGGCGCGGCTTATTTCGCGTTATGTTTCACCCTTTCGCGTATTTTCAAGGGAATAGAACAGCGATCAAATATTCAATTTAACCAATAA
- a CDS encoding zinc ribbon domain-containing protein YjdM, producing MSLPPCPQCQSEYVYPDQNNLICPECAYEWNPDEERLAREAARVKDINGAVLDAGDKVTFTKDLKVKGSSTVLKIGTKAVIRRIIEGKDHQLDCKLDGGGEMLVTAKYVKKQ from the coding sequence ATGTCTTTACCTCCTTGCCCGCAATGCCAATCTGAATATGTCTACCCTGACCAAAACAACCTAATCTGTCCTGAGTGTGCCTATGAATGGAACCCAGATGAGGAGCGTCTAGCAAGAGAAGCTGCCCGAGTTAAAGACATCAACGGTGCAGTATTAGATGCCGGAGACAAAGTGACTTTTACTAAAGATTTAAAAGTGAAAGGAAGCTCGACGGTTCTGAAGATTGGTACCAAAGCCGTTATCAGACGCATCATTGAAGGAAAGGATCACCAACTGGATTGTAAACTTGATGGTGGTGGTGAAATGTTAGTGACGGCTAAATACGTAAAAAAGCAGTGA
- a CDS encoding threonine/serine exporter family protein, with the protein MPSQYRINKIVEIGDTLHRSGCAPYKLEKYTQFYAKKHGVDVMIQATPTAINYQFPDHNNAVILKRQKIASINLSLLANTIIRINQPSSDPVPEPVGYSKFVTALANMGIPPAYLMLVGSTLEAVGFSALLGLMVWACQQVLHSRRAIAVEFISALLTGIAVAFLASTGLPIPVWALCIASIVLFVPGLSIANALECLAFNDLVSGTSLLGQSALTLIKLFVGIIIGLNIGEAIWGQAVSIDYTNAIPMWMHISGLVLISVSIGVIFNARPKDIMLGLPVAVLGMWGPFYLGFDSGWVVGTWVTTVLITLYGTWIAKKMDLTGSIYIVQGIIILVPGSRVLVSASQSVFEQSVLPIPSIGLSALFMFSAIVAGQITAYSIYSPKVEH; encoded by the coding sequence ATGCCTTCCCAGTACCGAATTAACAAAATTGTTGAAATTGGTGATACTCTACACCGTAGTGGTTGTGCTCCATATAAGCTTGAAAAGTACACTCAATTCTATGCAAAAAAGCATGGTGTTGATGTCATGATCCAAGCGACGCCAACCGCGATTAATTATCAATTTCCTGATCATAACAACGCCGTTATTCTCAAGCGTCAAAAGATAGCTTCGATCAACCTGAGTTTGTTAGCCAATACGATTATTCGTATTAATCAACCGAGCAGTGATCCGGTACCAGAACCCGTAGGCTATTCAAAATTTGTAACGGCACTTGCCAATATGGGGATCCCACCTGCGTATTTGATGTTGGTAGGCAGTACATTGGAAGCGGTTGGTTTTTCTGCGTTATTGGGGTTGATGGTTTGGGCCTGTCAGCAAGTTTTGCACTCACGTCGTGCCATCGCGGTTGAGTTCATTTCGGCCTTGTTAACCGGTATTGCAGTGGCCTTTTTAGCGAGTACGGGCTTACCGATACCGGTATGGGCTTTGTGTATTGCCTCGATCGTGTTGTTTGTTCCGGGCTTGTCCATCGCTAACGCATTAGAGTGTCTAGCATTCAATGATCTAGTTTCTGGTACCAGTTTACTTGGGCAGAGTGCTTTAACCCTGATTAAGCTGTTTGTTGGGATTATTATCGGCCTCAATATTGGTGAAGCGATATGGGGACAAGCGGTATCCATCGATTATACCAATGCGATCCCAATGTGGATGCACATATCAGGCTTGGTGCTGATTTCAGTGTCTATCGGCGTGATATTTAATGCGCGTCCTAAAGATATCATGCTTGGCTTGCCGGTTGCTGTTCTGGGCATGTGGGGGCCATTTTATCTGGGCTTTGACAGCGGTTGGGTTGTGGGTACTTGGGTCACAACCGTGCTGATTACGCTTTACGGAACTTGGATTGCGAAGAAAATGGATCTGACGGGCTCGATTTATATTGTGCAAGGGATCATTATTCTAGTACCGGGTAGTCGTGTGCTTGTCAGTGCCAGCCAGTCGGTATTTGAGCAGTCTGTTTTGCCGATACCCAGCATCGGTTTATCTGCATTATTCATGTTCTCGGCAATTGTCGCGGGGCAAATTACGGCTTACTCTATCTACTCGCCAAAAGTGGAACATTAA